The Marasmius oreades isolate 03SP1 chromosome 11, whole genome shotgun sequence genomic sequence ACACCATGCGAGGTGTGTCGACGAAGGCAAGCTTCATGGTTTGGAATGATGTCGGTTGAAATGTCAAGGCATCGACGTTAACCTGCTCGTCTTCTGACACTGTCTGGGCATGAGCTGGGAGCGAGTTTGTGGTGGTGGTCCGTGGATATAGTTGGTGATGCAGTAACGGTAACACTGCACTGGAGATCCTCCGTCCGTCGTTGATAGCTTGAGTAATGAGTGGGATCAGATTGAGCGTCGAGATAGAAGGTAACGTGGAGTTAGATGTGGAGGCGGCCAGTGTTGTTGTTGACAGTTACATGCAATTTGTGCTGTAGGTGATGGTGGAAGGTCTTGCTGGGTTTTTCCATGGGTGGCATTGTCGGTTATTCCAGATGCATTGAACTCGAGATCTCCTGCTAAAGACAAGAGTAGTTgcgtcgttgtcgttgtcgttcTTCATAGATACATGaaggtttctctcttctctGGAAAATCGTCGATTGTCCTAAACTGTTGTCCTCGTTGCCGAGTTTGAAGGGAATTTGAGGGGTCCATCTTCGGTCAATACTAGGATGAAATAGAGGATAAAGGACGTCTAACCTAGAGCTAAACAACCCCCTTTTATTCTCCTAGACGTCCTGATAGGCTCTTGAGTGTTGCCTTTGTCACCTTTGCCGCTGTGTTGAGTGTTGTGGTAGGGTGaacgttgaaacgttgaacgCCGGAGGTACACACACTCTGGCCCGAGCCCCACGAGCCCCACGTCATCCACGTCATTGTCTCGGGTTTTTGTCGTCGCGCGTGCCTTGTCTCTCCCTCCCCTCTCCCAGTCTTCCTCAATGCAAGCTAGTCATTTTCCCAACCCTCGACCCTACACTTTCGACCTGCCCTCAACTGGCCTGTGGACGCCTTCGATTTCCATATAAAGCCTTTCCTCCTCGCCTTCCGccctctttcttccccaCCACCACATCTCCTTCCTCCTATGGTTTCTCCCAGCCTCCCTTCTCCACTTGCAATTGCCGCGCCATGGTCATATACTTCTGAAGGTATGTATATCTTCTACTTGACCTGTAACATGGCTAATGGTATCTTCATTGTTAGCAACTGGGGATGTAGAAGGATGCATTATATACTGGTATAAGGTGCGTAACACATTACACTATCTCTGTTGTCAACTATCGACATGTCATTTGTTGTAGCCCGGCTCGTTATCTACCGTGTATATGCATACCGTTGCTCTTCCAAGTTCCCCCAACCAAACCGCAATAGGACCCTTCCAGCCCTTCCGTAAGCTTCGAACGTCCATTCCTTTCGTTATCTGATATTAGGATCTATTTCTCGTAGGCATCCCGTGTAGCTGTGTCTCAAAGATAGCTCATAGGTATGATTGACTTGTATCGAGTGTTGGCCATAGTTCCAACTATTCTTCTAGTTTATGTCCCCTGTGTTGTTTGGCAATTATCGACAACGGCTTATTGAACAATTGATGGCAGTTGGAGGGTGGTTGTTATCTCGCACATACGGTTACTCTATCCGATGTCTGTCTTTAAGTAGTTATTACCAATATATTCATAGTATTGCTGAATACTGGTTATCGTttgagccttcatagaagcaaTTCCTAATGTCAGCTGAACGGCACTCTATGCTGATAAAAGAACTTTCTTTGAAGCTACCTGGTAGATACACGCTAGCCTAATGATGTCTGACCACTATTGCCAATCTGACAACGTTGATCAGACACCGTCAGATGGGACTTACCCATCAGCTCCATCAGGCAGGCCAGTCTGACCAGTCCCGTCCATCTGAGCTTGCCTGACTGTCGCCAAAGCATAAACGCTAACGTCAATCAGGCGACAATCAGGGGAGCTCAGAGTTACTGGGCTGATCACACCTAACGAGGGGTATCAACGCCCGACCAGAGTGGTCGACGTTCGCTGGTGCTCGTAGCATGGGTGGATATCAAGCAATGCAAGGCCCATATCACCAACAGGGTCCATATCACCAGCCAGTACAGGGCACCTATCCGAGTTCACTTGTCCACGGTACCTTTCACCAGCCGATGCAAGGGCAATACCAGCCGGCCGGCGGGTATTGGCATGGGGGGGTGCTAGGAAATGGATAACCACATGGAGATGTCGGTAAACCCCAGTGAGGGACGTTCTGTTCGTTATCTTCTTCATACTAACTCTCATTACCGTATTGACCTACTGCTGATCCCTTTCTTGTCGTGTGTTGTCATTGCCGATCCCTTTCTTGTCGTGTGTTGTCATTGCCGATCCCTTTCTTGTCGTGTGTTGTCATTGCTACTACCCTCTGTCGTTACAGTGTCCATGTCCGTGTACATTGCTAGTCCCTCACTCTCGCTCTTGCTATGTCTCACTGCATATATGTATGTATCTAGCTATGAATACAGTTATTTTGCAGTCTACATGAGGGGAAGGGAGCGATAAATGGGAGGAATGGAGAAGCTACGGAGAAGTGAGGAAAAGTGGATGTACTTCGGAAGCGGGACCTCTTAGGTCCATTTCCCACACGACTAAAACAGGTGGCTCAGACGAACGGATGGAACTGTTAACCGAGTCATCCCAAGAAGATTGCAAGAGGTCAGATCTACGACGTCGAGGCCACTGATCGATGATCTCCgttatcattagtagatccCCAGAGGGTGCGACTTGTTCTTATTTCCTTATTGACAGGCGCGGCGGGCGAGTATTGAAGAGATTCGAATGCTACTAGGGCACACAACGAGCCAGGTCTGCTGGACGACCTCGGGAACGGGAAATTTCAGTTCAAGATTTTGTGGCAAGCTTGGGGGTAGTCATTAATCAATGCGGGTCGATCGATCTCAGGAACACGGAAACCGAAAAAGTTTTATACCATTTCCGAATCATCGTCTACTACAAAATGTTTGCACATCTACAGTCCACTCCCAATCCACCTTTTCTTGTGCACCTCAATCCGTGCCTGTTCATCTACTGGGGCACCTTGATAGCCTCCAAATTCCAGAAACTTTCTGCATATTCGTTAATCGCTCTGTCAGAGCTGAATTTACCCATCTACAGCCCGGTATCAGTAACAGATAAGTCTTCATTTTACGAAGCCCGAACGAACCTTGGCAGTAGTCCTAATGCTCTTCTTGACCCACTCATCCTTGTCCTTGTAAGCCTCGTCCACCAAATCCAAGGCCGCAATATAGGAATCAAAGTCGTCCGATAAGAGATAATAGTCGCCTTGACGGATGGTATTCAAGAGACTAAACGAGAAATGCCAAATGAGTTCATTTGAACCATGGGCATTCGGTCGACCGAGAACTCACGGGTCATAAACACCTCCGTCTCCAAACATTCCTCCAGAAACCGTATTGAGAACATTTGCCAATGCGGGACACTTCTCCTCAATCGGGACGGGATGATAAACGTGCTGGTAGCGGAGATCTTCGACGGCACTAAGAAAAATTGGAGACAGTTGAGTAAGCCGCGCTCATAGAGAAGCAATCTTGGAGCTTACGGCGCCAAATGgccaaagaagaaaacattGCTCTCTCCGACTTCTTCCGCAATCTCGATATTGGCTCCATCAACGGTACCCACCAACAATCCACCATTCAAACAGAACTTCATGTTACTCGTACCGCTAGCCTCTGTTCCAGCTGTACTGATATGTTGAGAGATATCGGAAGCTGGGATGAGCACTTCGGCGAGGGAGACAGAGTAGTCAGGAAGGAAGTAAAGGGAGAGAAGGTCTTTGGTTTCAGGATCGTCGTTTATCACTCGGGCGACATTGACAATAAGGCGGATGGTCAATTTGGCGATGTAGTCTTTCGGAACAATCAGCGCTCTTCTTACAAggtcaaaagaaaaagaaaagccTACATGCGGGGGGGCCGCCTTTCCAGCGAAGAACACGACGCGTGGGTTaactttcttcctctcctcagcTGACATCTTCTTCAGCGTCAGATACCTCTGTGGTATAAAAGAGAACGGTGAATGGACTGTCAAACTTGAAGATAGGAAAGTGTTGACTGACATAGATAACTCCAAAGATGTTCAAAGTTTGTCGCTATAATCGAATAAACCACAAGGCGTATCTGAGTTGTGGGTTCCCTAATTATGAACATCAACTCACCTTATACTCGTGTAACCTCTTAATCTGAACGTCAAACATCGCGTTCGTGTTGACCGTGAATCCAAGTGTAGTCTTGACCAGATTTGCAAGTCTCTCCTTGTTCCTTTGTTTGATGGCCGCCCATTCGTCTCGGAATTTTTTGtcctcgacgagtttgagTAGACCTTCGAGCCTAAAGAGGTCCTTAAGCCAGACAGGCTTCTGAAGACCGAGAGTCTTGGAGATAAGCGCACTCAGTTCGGGGTTGCATTGGTCTAACCAGCGACGAGGCGTAACTGAGATTACAACGCAGAGGAACATGTCAGTAAAAGCAAATAGTGGATGGATATTGACTGACTTCCGTTAGTAACATTGCTGAACCTGATTTGCAAGAGGAAACAGGTGAGTGGAGAATTCGGGGACATAAGTTTATCAGACATCTCACTTGCTACGGCCTTCGAATTCGACAAAGTCTTTGAGGATGGTTGTCCTCACAAGTTCACTGTGCAGCTCAGCGACGCCATTTACCCTCCTGCTACCGATACACGCAAGGAACGCCATTCTGACTTGTTTAGGGAAGCCCTCTGTTGATCATACATGAATTGCCCGTACCCCGGCGTTGGCTTGGGCGAACGCACCTTCAATCAAAGACATTCTAGCGAGGCGGTCCCGATCACCCGGAAACTTCTTCTCGACTGCTTGTAAGAAGTACCTGCCCAAGGGATGACAATTGGCAGCAGCTCATTTGAATCAGAATAATTCGAGCAACTTACATGTTCTATATCGGAGCGTTCGATTAGTTCAACGGAAGTCTCCAAAGAAGTCAGCATGAACTTACAATATCGTAGATGATTTGCATGTGCCTGAGGGGAAACAAGGGAATGATGAATTCATACGAGGCCATGATACAGTAATCTCGTGCATACCTTGGCAATAGGTGTTCCATCAATGGTACAGGCCACTTCTCGAGCGCCTCAGGGAGCACGGTGTGGTTGGTGTAGAAGAACGTGTTCGTGACGATATTCCATGCGTCATCCCAAGGtgtttcctcttcgtcaATTAGTATACGCATGAGTTCGGGAATGGCAAGCGTTGGATGGGTCTGCGGGTAGACATCGATCAGCATACGTTAATTTCCCATAGGATGAACGTACGTCGTTGAGTTGGATGGCAACATCTAGGAAAGGAGAATCAGGACCAGACAGAGACACGATGGAAATACAACTTGCAATCAGGGAATGCGCTGAGCGGTTTTCCGATGTTCTTGAATCGGCGAAGAATATCAGCTAGACTGGCAGCAGTCCAGAAGCtacgaagaagaaaagtttGCAAAGGGAGAGTGTCGATGACAATCACGACACACTATTGTTGCTTCAAACGCAGCTCCTTTCCGACTAAAAGAGGTTCAAGAAAACAGAACAATGACAATTTGGCTCGAGCTTACACGATCtgaagggggaggggggcGGTGagtaaggaaaagaaagaaagagatcgATACGCACGTGTGATCGTTGGGATAAAGAACAGAGGTAATAGCGGCGGCACTGTTCGATGACTCGATAGCCCGTTCGTAATCACCAGCTATGGATAGGCAAAACGATCACTCAATATTGAGATGTGAAACTCGAGATTTGATCAACCAACCATTGAACGAGTTCAGGTCGAAGCCTCGCTTTGGCTTACTCTCCCATAACCTTAAATTGTTGGTGTTCTTGGTGTAACATCCGGGAATCATAACATCGTAAGCGACGGCAAGAACTTCTTGACCTCCAGTCCAGACAGAACGGCCAGTTCCATCGTTGAGACGTTCAGCGTAACCATAGAATCGAACTTCGTAGGTGACGTCAAGACGAGGAAGCTACGGTGGTACACGTCAGGGTCAAAACTCTATCCCGTCTGATTTTACTTGCCTCCCAAGGATTCTGATTATCGAGCCATGGATCGGGTGCCTATCGCTACCAATAAGGTCAAGATTACAAGCAACAGACGAAGGTTGCGTACCTCGAGCTGTGCACCTTCCGGCGAGATAAGCTAGAAAAAGGGCATGAGACCCAGTTCTCCTCGGCTATTTTCGAAAGACGAACCTGTTGGAAAATGCCGTATTTGTATCGAAGTCCATATCCCCACAACGGTAATTCCTGTGAACATTGAACTTGGTGAAATCGAGATAAGATAGCGTATACCAACTTGAGAAGCGCCTGAATCCAAGTAACAGGCAGCAAGACGACCCAAGCCACCGTTTCCTAGGGCAGCATCTCGTTCTTGCTCCAAGAGATCTTCCATATTGAAGCCAAGTCGCTTGATGCCTTCCGTGTATTGACCTTTCAAGCCAAGGTTCAGCAGCTGATATGGAGAGAATATTAGATGGGGTGAGCATatgtagaggatgatgatgatgatccTCACCGCGTTGTCGAGAGTACGCCCCATCAAGAATTCGAGAGATAGATAGTAAGCTCTTTTGGGTGACTTTTTCGTGTAGTATAGTTGAGTCTCGTTCCATTTGGCCTGTTGTATGCAGGAATCAGCTTTTCCGAACGATTCCGATGATGACGCTTGAACAAAAATTCACAATCAAGTTGTCGCGAACAGACAATGCAGAAGCTTGATACGCTCCGAAGTCATCTGCCGGGTGGGAGGTGTTCACTGTCGATTCATTCACATCTACGGATTCCACTGACCAAGGTTGTATGCCTGACGAGCAAGAGAGGTATTGACATGGTTCACCACTGATTTTGTTATGGACTTGACATCTGTAAAAGATGAACACCATGTAAACAATCGCAATCGATGAGAGGGTTTAGGACGCGCGACGCGCGCTCACCTGAATCAACACCTTTAAGACCCTCTTTCCACGCTTCCTCTTCACCTCTAGGCCATTTCTCTTTGCCTGAAGCGTCCGTCTCGGGGAGATAACCTGTGAAAGATGAGCGACGATATTGAGCATCTGATCAAGATCGCGTACCAGTGAGCGTCCTAACATGCCTTCTAGGCCGTTTGGGCTTCCCGATGGTCTTTGGGTCGAGTACAGAAGTCATGgtaagaagagaagaaggaagagggaGGTAATCAAGAAAGACCTAAGGGCAAGGCCGAGGTAAGCAAGAAGGGGCCTAACAGGACCAACGTTCGCGATTTGGTGCTTCAGCAACTCCGGGTGACATCATGCAGTAACCGGGCGTCCGCATTCAAAGCCCGTTCCCTCATGGTTCCTACAAACTTTGATCATGAGCAAATCATGATCTCGAATCCAGAAAGTTCCTGGCAGTGCGCGTCACTAATTACATAGTTTAGTCGTAACAGCGAACAGAGGAGATGTAGAACTATGGCGCCAGCTGAGAGATGTATGGGAAGCTCAGAGGACCAAGGTCGCAACAAAAGAACTTACTTTTACACGCGGTGTATGTACCAGTCATCACAGCGGCCGAATCTGTGAATGGCGAGTGAGATCAGCTGCAGACCAGGGTTACGCAGATTCAGATTGCATATTGGACTGTAATACTGTAACAATCCTAAGAACGATGTAGAAAGACCCTGACAGTCATGACACCAGAAGGGAACGCTCTCAATGGAAGGTTGGGAACCATGGAGCATGAGCTTGAGGAAAAGGAGGCAGTAGTTGAATTATCCGCTACGAACGCATCAGAAACAGAACGCCATCAAGTTGAAGGGACCAGCGTAGTTGCACGTCGTAAGGCTTTCACTGTTTCTCCATGCAGCTCCGCAACAATATCCTGTATAATAAGAACAAGATGAGCGACGCGGCCGGAATCAGAGTAATCAAGGTATAGAAAGACCGTACAGAGACGCTCTTGATTTCGTTCGTCAACCCAGCACCGGCACCTGCCCATACAACTAATctgtctttctctttcctttcattTCCTTCATCAAACCGCTTCAACCTCTCCTCCAATCCCAGACCACCTTCCACGTCGTCTATGATCCTATTGGCGATCGCACGTCCATCGACATCTTTAGGCCACTCAGTGCTCCGAGTGACTTCATCAAACGCGATGCTTCGAGTCGTCGAATGAAGATTTGCAGCGACAAGTATCTCCTTTTTCTCGGGCATAAACTTACACTCCTTGCTTAGGAGAAACCGCGTCCCCAACGCCACACCAGATGCACCCAAAGTGAGCAACGAAGCGATCTGTCCTCCGTTAGCGATGCCCCCGGCAGCAACCAGTACAGGCCCATCCTCTGCGATGACTTCGTCGACTGCGCTCAGcaagatggaaagagaagGTGCTTTGGCCCCTCCATACCACCCGCTTCATTACCTGAGAATCATAATAAATCAGACACCACAGCCAATCCATAACGGAAAGCTCACCTTGCACAATCAGCCCATCAACCTTCCACTCATTCGCCGCCCTAGTCGCATCATCCACCGAATTAACAATTACAAAAATTAATGTTTTATGATCTCTCTTGGAGTCATAATCTTTCACCATCTTGACATACTTCCCCAAATCATTGCCAAACGCAAACCAGACCGCTTTGGGCTTTTCTGAAAGCGCTTTCTCAATGCGGGGGTCTTCCTTCAGATCAGTCTTGTCTAGTACCCATCCGAGAAATCCAACACCGACAGGAATCACGTCCGTCTGTTGGAGGCTGAATTGTGACCGAAGACTACTTAGTTGGTCTACGATCTGCTCCGATGTGTCGGCCCCTGTAAAGTCATGACTCGGAGTGCCTCAAACTACAGGATGCGGCTCACATACCAGCACCCAAAAATCCGAATCCACCAGCCAAGGTAATAGCAGAGACCACTTCAGTCGAAGATAACTTTGCCATAGGCGCTAAAGCAATCGGTGTTGATATACCTGATGGGAGTTTAGCTTCAAAGCAATCAGTCGTTGGATCATAGAGGCGAACCAAGGAGTTTCGTCAATCTGGTCGATATAGGATTCATGGCTGTTTCTGAGGGAGTTGTTTAAGtcgtttgagatctcaaTCGAACACGAGCGTGATTTTCACGAGGAGGAACATGATTTGCGTACATATGGTCGTTATTGGGAACCTCGAACGGTTTGGCTGCCTCGTAAATTCAGTGAGAAAGTCAAGGAAAGCGAAACGGAGCTTACCTGTGGGACGCCGACCTTATATAGGTTCTGCGCTACATAAATTGAATGCGGGAAAACTGGCTTCATGTGGTGATATTAAATGATTCCTAAGAAAGCCGGAATGCTAGCAAATCCGATACTCCATGGAGGCTCGACCGTACAATCCGTTTCTTGCAAGCTGAGTGATAATCTTTAGTACCGGATTGGAGGCACATTTGATGTATACCCAGAGATTCCCTAGTGCCTGGAGACTCGGTCGTCAGTTTAAACGCCCTCAGGTCAGTAATGAGTTCGGCAAGCTTGCGTGCAGAAGATAGAAAATAGAAACTGAAACTGCACTATGACGGGCTCGGAGATTTCGGGATGGTGAGCCGCACGACCATTGTGCCTCAGCCGAAAGCTACTTGCTTTCCTCTCAGTGGAGTGGACTCGACGATAGCGACGGACGTTCCACAATGATATGAATGTATCACTTCCACAATGGGGACGAGACATCCGATACGCTGAAAAAATCGAACTTATTGCATCAAAATAGTGCAGCGAAAGTGCGATGATAACCGACATGCGTGTAGCAATATTTGAAAATCAGATTCGGCTCACAAATTTCTCTCTAGCTTTCTGGTTACGTCGTAAATCCTCGTCTCTTAATTTCGAGGTGAGAGCGGAGTGCATTTCATTAGCGTATTTCCCCCCTTCCTACAAAAAGTCTATTCAAGGAATGCTGGGCCTCAAGTCGAGTCCAAACTCACCTTAATGAGCGCTTTTAAACTGGCCATAGACAATTCGCCGGGTCCTAACATCCGCATGCCTTGTAGAGTGGGTTGACCAGGTGAAGCAAATGAGAACATCAAAAGAACTCGTATCGATGCTGAAGCTTCTTCTTGCAATGTTGCATCCAGGAAATGTGCAGGAGGTATCTGGCTCTGAATTACCAACCCTGATAATCTCCCAAAAAGTAGGAAGGCGTACCAAATTCAGGGAAACACACAATGGCCATCTATTCCGACCATCCAGAATCTCACCTTCATCCCAATAATCGGGGAGTTCAAAATCGATAGCCCCGCTTGTGTGTCTAGTATCGAAGCCACTGACAGTATCCTGGTCCACATCCATATCACCGGAGCCTCCCACCATGTCTTTGTCTTTAGCGCTCGGACCACTTTTCCTTGCCTTGTACTCAATACTTCTCGTCCTTGGAACTTTGGTATCCCATAACGCAGCACGTGCAGACATGAAAAGCGCGTCGTAGATATTTCCAGCATCAGCCAAGACGACGATGTCAAGGTTCAAAAGCCAGGACTTTTTCCGAGGGAGAATTCCAAGATTGGCCGGATGCAAAGACGGATGTGAAAGTGTTTGGTTGATAACGTCAGTGTAGTCATGTTGTAGATCGTCGAGGGCCCCAGAAGAAATGTTTGGGTATGCGGAAGGAGAACTGTTCTTCAGTTCATTTCAGTTCGTTCATGCCAGATGTAGAAAATCGAGAAATCGACCGAACCAAGAAACACTACAAACTATCCTTCCTCCATCGACTCCACCTGTGCCCCCTTCAACATTC encodes the following:
- a CDS encoding uncharacterized protein (CAZy:GT35); translation: MTSVLDPKTIGKPKRPRRHVRTLTGYLPETDASGKEKWPRGEEEAWKEGLKGVDSDVKSITKSVVNHVNTSLARQAYNLDDFGAYQASALSVRDNLIAKWNETQLYYTKKSPKRAYYLSLEFLMGRTLDNALLNLGLKGQYTEGIKRLGFNMEDLLEQERDAALGNGGLGRLAACYLDSGASQELPLWGYGLRYKYGIFQQLISPEGAQLEAPDPWLDNQNPWELPRLDVTYEVRFYGYAERLNDGTGRSVWTGGQEVLAVAYDVMIPGCYTKNTNNLRLWESKPKRGFDLNSFNAGDYERAIESSNSAAAITSVLYPNDHTSFGKELRLKQQYFWTAASLADILRRFKNIGKPLSAFPDYVAIQLNDTHPTLAIPELMRILIDEEETPWDDAWNIVTNTFFYTNHTVLPEALEKWPVPLMEHLLPRHMQIIYDINMYFLQAVEKKFPGDRDRLARMSLIEEGFPKQVRMAFLACIGSRRVNGVAELHSELVRTTILKDFVEFEGRSKFSNVTNGITPRRWLDQCNPELSALISKTLGLQKPVWLKDLFRLEGLLKLVEDKKFRDEWAAIKQRNKERLANLVKTTLGFTVNTNAMFDVQIKRLHEYKRQTLNIFGVIYRYLTLKKMSAEERKKVNPRVVFFAGKAAPPHVGFSFSFDLVRRALIVPKDYIAKLTIRLIVNVARVINDDPETKDLLSLYFLPDYSVSLAEVLIPASDISQHISTAGTEASGTSNMKFCLNGGLLVGTVDGANIEIAEEVGESNVFFFGHLAPAVEDLRYQHVYHPVPIEEKCPALANVLNTVSGGMFGDGGVYDPLLNTIRQGDYYLLSDDFDSYIAALDLVDEAYKDKDEWVKKSIRTTAKMGKFSSDRAINEYAESFWNLEAIKVPQ